The Leadbetterella byssophila DSM 17132 DNA window TAGTTATGTCCAATAGCCGGCTTGATTATATCATCTCTTAAGAATACGATGATCGGCTCTAGAAGAGATTGTATGCCTTTTGGAGCTTTTCCTTTGTTTACTGCATATCCTTTAGCAACACTAGTAAAGATTAGGATCAATAAGAATGAGCTCAATAACATGGTAGCCACATTCTTAGTGATAGAAATGTCAAAAGGATGTACGTTTTCGTTCACAGAACCGTCAGCGTTTACTTTAACGATGTGTCCATGCTCACTTTTGTACCCATTATAAACTTGTCCATCTTCTAAGCGGCTAGACGAGAATATTTGTAAACCGTCTTCTTTAGAATATAGGATTACAGGAAGAGGAATCTTTAATCCGTGAGTGATTTCATAACCGTGCTCGTCCCCTATATGGTGCATGATCATTCCTGCAATGTCAAAGCTTTCTTCCTCACCATGAGAGGCTTCATTGTCTGAAGCAAAAGCCGCAGTGGCACAAAAAATGAATACCGAAAATACTAAGCTGGATAGATACCTAAGCATATTGAAGTGTTTAATAATCAAAGTTTTGCCACAAGGCCGTTTTAAAAACGGCGCAATTTACGAAGCAAAAATGAAATTTCAAAGGTTGTGAAAAATAAATAAAATACAACTGTAGT harbors:
- the atpB gene encoding F0F1 ATP synthase subunit A; the protein is MLRYLSSLVFSVFIFCATAAFASDNEASHGEEESFDIAGMIMHHIGDEHGYEITHGLKIPLPVILYSKEDGLQIFSSSRLEDGQVYNGYKSEHGHIVKVNADGSVNENVHPFDISITKNVATMLLSSFLLILIFTSVAKGYAVNKGKAPKGIQSLLEPIIVFLRDDIIKPAIGHNYGKYFPYLLTLFFFILINNILGLFPAGPNLTGNIAVTMVLAVITFLIVNISANKYYWKHVFLPDTPVWMYIIMIPVELVGVLMKPMSLMIRLFANITAGHIIMLSLYGLIFIFKSYLIGGAVGGFALFMSFIELLVAFVQALIFTLLTSMYIGSAVEEHH